Proteins encoded by one window of Streptacidiphilus sp. PB12-B1b:
- a CDS encoding cation diffusion facilitator family transporter, translating into MSDRTAPHEHPHEHPHPHGHDHPHAHDRPAPGRWARLRHRAGHAFTPHSHEPAAMVDTALETSAEGMRTLWISLVGLAATAAVQGAVVLLSGSVSLLGDAVHNAADALTALPLAAAFLLGRRGATRRYTYGYGRAEDLAGVFIVATVAASSALTAIVAVDRLLHPRPIGHLPVVAVAALVGFAGNEWVARYRVRTGRRIGSAALVADGLHARTDGFTSLAVLLGAGGAALGWRLADPLVGLVITGAILLVLRGTAREILGRLMDAVDPVLVDSAETALRRTPGVVDVGQLRMRWLGHRLRAEVAIVVDGGLTVRQAHDVAVEAEHALLHAVPRLGAALVHPDPAPGRGCEPDPHAHLAHHRARRTTAGRRSARPAAVHDHRA; encoded by the coding sequence GTGAGCGACCGCACCGCACCCCACGAACATCCGCACGAGCACCCGCACCCGCACGGTCACGACCATCCGCACGCCCACGACCGCCCCGCGCCCGGCCGCTGGGCCCGGCTGCGGCACCGGGCCGGGCACGCGTTCACCCCGCACAGCCACGAACCGGCCGCCATGGTCGACACCGCCCTGGAGACCTCCGCCGAGGGCATGCGCACGCTGTGGATCTCGCTGGTCGGCCTGGCCGCCACCGCCGCCGTCCAGGGTGCCGTGGTGCTGCTGTCCGGGTCGGTCTCACTGCTCGGGGACGCCGTCCACAACGCCGCCGACGCGCTCACCGCGCTCCCGCTGGCCGCCGCCTTCCTGCTCGGCCGCCGGGGCGCGACCCGCCGCTACACCTACGGCTACGGCCGGGCGGAGGACCTGGCCGGGGTGTTCATCGTGGCCACAGTCGCCGCCTCCTCCGCGCTGACCGCGATCGTGGCCGTGGACCGGCTGCTGCACCCCCGCCCGATCGGCCACCTGCCGGTGGTGGCGGTGGCCGCCCTGGTCGGCTTCGCCGGAAACGAGTGGGTCGCCCGCTACCGGGTGCGCACCGGCCGCAGGATCGGCTCGGCCGCGCTGGTCGCCGACGGCCTGCACGCCCGCACCGACGGCTTCACCTCACTGGCCGTGCTGCTGGGCGCGGGCGGCGCGGCGCTGGGCTGGCGGCTGGCGGACCCGCTCGTCGGACTGGTCATCACCGGGGCCATCCTGCTGGTCCTGCGCGGCACCGCGCGCGAGATCCTCGGCCGGCTGATGGACGCGGTGGACCCGGTCCTGGTCGACTCCGCCGAGACCGCCCTGCGCCGGACCCCGGGCGTGGTGGACGTCGGGCAGCTGCGGATGCGCTGGCTCGGCCACCGGCTCCGGGCCGAGGTGGCCATCGTCGTCGACGGCGGCCTGACCGTACGCCAGGCCCACGACGTGGCGGTCGAGGCCGAGCACGCGCTGCTGCACGCGGTGCCGAGGCTGGGCGCCGCGCTGGTCCACCCGGATCCGGCGCCCGGGCGAGGCTGCGAGCCCGATCCGCACGCCCACCTGGCCCACCACCGGGCCCGGCGGACGACGGCGGGCCGCCGCAGCGCCCGGCCGGCCGCCGTCCACGATCACCGGGCGTAG
- a CDS encoding LUD domain-containing protein, with product MTSRQRVLDRIRAALADVPADESAEAAPAPPPSAGPAAAEGSADHGYRRSHAGPDPVGQLAERIADYRATVTRVTGADRARAAIGAALAERGVRQLVVPPGFPGELLPEGPWRVLGDEPPLSRAALDAADGVLSTAALGIAVTGTLVLDAGPGQGRRALTLLPDYHLCVVREEHVAGDLPEALGRLDPARPLTFVSGPSATSDIELERVEGVHGPRTLHVVIIAQPDAAVRSGR from the coding sequence GTGACCAGCCGTCAACGCGTCCTCGACCGCATCCGCGCGGCCCTGGCCGACGTCCCCGCCGACGAGTCCGCGGAGGCTGCCCCCGCGCCTCCGCCTTCGGCAGGTCCGGCCGCCGCCGAGGGGTCGGCGGACCACGGCTACCGGCGCAGCCACGCCGGCCCCGACCCGGTCGGGCAACTGGCCGAGCGCATCGCCGACTACCGGGCCACGGTCACCCGGGTCACCGGCGCCGACCGGGCCCGCGCCGCCATCGGCGCCGCGCTGGCCGAGCGCGGTGTGCGCCAGCTGGTCGTCCCGCCCGGCTTCCCCGGGGAACTGCTGCCCGAAGGCCCGTGGCGGGTCCTCGGCGACGAGCCGCCGCTGAGCCGTGCGGCCCTGGACGCCGCCGACGGCGTCCTCAGCACCGCCGCCCTGGGCATCGCCGTCACCGGCACCCTGGTCCTGGACGCCGGCCCGGGCCAGGGACGCCGGGCGCTGACCCTGCTGCCCGACTACCACCTGTGCGTGGTCCGGGAGGAGCACGTCGCGGGCGACCTCCCGGAGGCGCTCGGCCGCCTGGACCCGGCCCGGCCGCTGACCTTCGTCTCCGGACCCTCCGCCACCAGCGACATCGAGCTGGAGCGGGTCGAGGGGGTGCACGGCCCGCGCACCCTGCACGTGGTCATCATCGCCCAGCCGGACGCTGCCGTGCGCTCGGGCCGCTGA
- a CDS encoding DUF1707 domain-containing protein, with protein MPSAPSARTPEPQSAAAPAAEREPADRPVELPGQPGQGAPAVRVGDADRDRVAGVLAEALAGGFLDPQEHAERLEAAYAARTEAALAPLTADLPTGPGEPGTTAATVPVGEPMTALFSKLRRGGAWPVPPHSVARARFGALVLDLRQAVFTRHEVVLQADSFCGKIVVIVPQNAQVYDTGSALFGKRSLPGARGSAPGPDGAEGPVIRITGRSVLGHIRVHRAGSGLHGRLLEWLDL; from the coding sequence GTGCCCTCGGCGCCGTCCGCCCGCACCCCCGAGCCGCAGTCCGCGGCAGCCCCCGCAGCCGAACGCGAGCCCGCCGACCGCCCGGTGGAGCTTCCGGGGCAGCCCGGGCAGGGCGCTCCGGCGGTCCGCGTCGGTGACGCCGACCGGGACCGGGTCGCCGGAGTCCTGGCCGAGGCCCTGGCCGGGGGCTTCCTCGACCCGCAGGAGCACGCGGAGCGGCTGGAGGCGGCCTACGCCGCCCGCACCGAGGCGGCCCTGGCCCCGCTGACCGCGGACCTGCCGACCGGCCCCGGCGAACCCGGTACGACAGCTGCTACCGTGCCCGTCGGCGAGCCGATGACGGCGCTGTTCAGCAAGTTGCGCCGGGGCGGCGCCTGGCCGGTGCCGCCGCACAGTGTGGCCCGCGCCCGCTTCGGCGCGCTGGTGCTGGACCTGCGCCAGGCGGTGTTCACCCGTCACGAGGTGGTGCTGCAGGCCGACTCCTTCTGCGGCAAGATCGTGGTCATCGTGCCGCAGAACGCCCAGGTCTACGACACCGGTTCGGCCCTGTTCGGCAAGCGCAGCCTGCCCGGCGCGCGTGGGAGCGCGCCGGGCCCGGACGGAGCGGAGGGCCCGGTCATCCGGATCACCGGTCGATCCGTCCTCGGACACATCCGGGTCCACCGGGCGGGCAGCGGGCTGCACGGCCGGCTGCTGGAGTGGCTCGACCTGTAG
- a CDS encoding VOC family protein: MESTASPASQDTPEPGGQPAASAEGLRLTSVVLYVFDLAQSVAFYRELLGMAVTVENASAALLVGADGSQLYLRSVGPRAPHTIGGIGIQCSVWTAPSEAALKRCERVLKELNAHTTTHVAEGFSWVEGRDPNGVPVMVSHPGPGQAIRHQIISRIYAW, encoded by the coding sequence ATGGAATCCACGGCGAGCCCGGCGAGCCAGGACACCCCGGAGCCCGGGGGGCAGCCGGCGGCCTCGGCCGAGGGGCTGCGGCTGACGTCGGTGGTGCTGTACGTGTTCGATCTGGCGCAGTCCGTCGCCTTCTACCGCGAGCTGCTGGGCATGGCGGTCACGGTGGAGAACGCCAGTGCCGCGCTGCTGGTGGGCGCCGACGGCTCGCAGCTGTACCTGCGCTCGGTCGGCCCGCGCGCGCCGCACACCATCGGCGGCATCGGCATCCAGTGCTCCGTGTGGACGGCCCCGAGCGAGGCCGCGCTGAAGCGCTGCGAGCGGGTGCTGAAGGAGCTCAACGCGCACACCACCACCCATGTGGCCGAGGGCTTCTCCTGGGTGGAGGGGCGCGACCCCAACGGCGTGCCGGTGATGGTGTCGCACCCCGGCCCGGGTCAGGCGATCCGGCACCAGATCATCTCCCGGATCTACGCCTGGTGA
- a CDS encoding cholesterol oxidase substrate-binding domain-containing protein — MGSSQQPDQPVPPLSRRAFLGAAGATAALTGLSWTPAFRVLPAQAATPAPPDFPSGITVYQQAWTNWSGEIAVSPLWTCAPASPADVVTLANWAHAQGWKIRARGMGHGWSPLLEPNGATGSILMVDTTESLTAVTVNGGSPASVTAQAGISMTTLLTDLENAGYGLTNTPAPGDLTLGGVLAIDGHGTSYPASGESPLPGHTYGSVSNLVVSLTAVVWSPAQNAYALKTFQRNDPDIAAFLVHLGRAFVTEATLRVGPNVRLRCQSSYTTNVGTLFAPPASAGSSSFSALVSQSGRVETIWFPFTTVPWLKVWSVSPSKPFFSKEVDSPFNYSFSDSVSSSESQLISEIVSGDVSVTPTFENLEMSIVGSGLIVTGTWDIWGWAKNTQLYVRPTTLQVTANGYAILCARSDVQRVVSEFYTYLDNALNAYAAQGEYPMNGPWEVRCTGLDNPADCGVPGAVQAQLSALRPRPDQPAWDTAVWMDVLTIPGTPQSQQFYRETEQWVLANYSGGYAAVRPEWSKGWAYSGAAGWADPAMLGSTIPAAYRSGQATGDNWDTALATLDRYDPARIYSNTFLDGFLP, encoded by the coding sequence ATGGGATCGTCCCAGCAACCGGATCAGCCTGTTCCACCGCTCTCCCGCCGCGCCTTCCTGGGCGCGGCCGGGGCCACCGCCGCGCTCACCGGCCTCTCCTGGACCCCGGCGTTCCGGGTCCTGCCGGCCCAGGCCGCGACCCCCGCGCCGCCGGACTTCCCCAGCGGCATCACCGTCTACCAGCAGGCATGGACCAACTGGTCCGGTGAGATCGCTGTCAGCCCGCTGTGGACCTGCGCCCCCGCCTCGCCCGCCGACGTGGTCACGCTGGCCAACTGGGCCCACGCCCAGGGCTGGAAGATCCGCGCCCGGGGGATGGGCCACGGCTGGTCGCCGCTGCTCGAACCGAACGGCGCCACCGGCAGCATCCTCATGGTCGACACCACCGAGAGCCTCACCGCCGTCACCGTCAACGGCGGCAGCCCGGCGAGCGTCACCGCCCAGGCGGGGATCAGCATGACCACGCTGCTCACCGACCTGGAGAACGCGGGCTACGGGCTGACCAACACCCCCGCCCCCGGAGACCTCACCCTCGGCGGGGTGCTGGCCATCGACGGCCACGGCACCTCCTATCCGGCGAGCGGCGAGAGCCCGCTGCCCGGGCACACCTACGGCTCGGTCAGCAACCTGGTCGTCTCGCTCACCGCCGTGGTCTGGAGCCCGGCCCAGAACGCCTATGCGCTGAAGACCTTCCAGCGCAACGACCCGGACATCGCCGCCTTCCTGGTCCACCTCGGCCGCGCCTTCGTCACCGAGGCGACACTGCGGGTCGGCCCCAATGTGCGGCTGCGCTGCCAGTCCAGCTACACCACCAACGTCGGCACGCTGTTCGCGCCGCCCGCCTCCGCCGGATCGAGCTCCTTCTCCGCCCTGGTCAGCCAGAGCGGCCGGGTGGAGACCATCTGGTTCCCCTTCACCACCGTGCCCTGGCTGAAGGTGTGGTCGGTCAGCCCGAGCAAGCCGTTCTTCTCCAAGGAGGTCGACAGCCCCTTCAACTACAGCTTCTCGGACTCCGTCAGCAGCTCCGAATCGCAGCTGATCTCGGAGATCGTCAGCGGTGACGTCTCAGTGACGCCGACGTTCGAGAACCTGGAGATGAGCATCGTCGGCTCCGGACTGATCGTCACCGGCACCTGGGACATCTGGGGGTGGGCCAAGAACACCCAGCTCTACGTGCGGCCCACCACGCTCCAGGTCACCGCGAACGGCTATGCCATCCTCTGCGCCCGGTCCGACGTCCAGCGGGTGGTCAGCGAGTTCTACACCTACCTGGACAACGCCCTCAACGCCTATGCCGCCCAAGGGGAGTACCCGATGAACGGCCCCTGGGAGGTGCGCTGCACCGGCCTGGACAACCCCGCCGACTGCGGCGTCCCCGGCGCCGTCCAGGCACAGCTGAGCGCCCTGCGGCCGAGACCCGACCAGCCCGCGTGGGACACCGCGGTGTGGATGGACGTGCTCACCATCCCCGGCACGCCGCAGTCCCAGCAGTTCTACCGGGAGACCGAGCAGTGGGTGCTGGCCAACTACAGCGGCGGCTACGCCGCGGTACGGCCCGAGTGGTCCAAGGGCTGGGCGTACTCCGGCGCGGCCGGATGGGCCGATCCGGCCATGCTGGGCAGCACCATCCCGGCCGCGTACCGCTCGGGGCAGGCCACCGGCGACAACTGGGACACCGCGCTGGCCACGCTGGACCGCTACGACCCGGCCCGGATCTACAGCAACACCTTCCTGGACGGCTTCCTGCCCTGA
- a CDS encoding helix-turn-helix transcriptional regulator translates to MHLSAAYAVQVRDESERLAAAAEILGLLADRTRLALLQRLSTGEADVTTLAEATDVARPSVSQHLARLRLAGLVGTRKEGRRVVYRLRHGHLRRLVDEALNAADHQLGRLPPHD, encoded by the coding sequence ATGCACCTGTCAGCTGCGTATGCTGTGCAGGTGCGTGATGAGAGCGAACGGCTGGCCGCTGCCGCCGAGATCCTGGGGCTGCTGGCCGACCGCACCCGGCTGGCCCTGCTGCAGCGGCTGTCCACGGGCGAGGCGGACGTGACCACGCTGGCCGAGGCGACGGACGTGGCCCGCCCCTCCGTCAGCCAGCACCTGGCCAGACTGCGCCTCGCCGGACTGGTCGGCACCCGCAAGGAGGGCCGCCGGGTGGTCTACCGCCTGCGCCACGGGCACCTGCGGCGGCTGGTCGACGAGGCGCTCAACGCCGCCGACCACCAGCTCGGCCGACTGCCCCCGCACGACTGA
- a CDS encoding LCP family protein, whose translation MRDQEVGGYAARRAGSGRGGVSPVGRTPRQGRTTAEPGRTVPPGRPPHPRRSPGRPPAGTPRRAPRRRSRLARAMRLLAVALSSGVLLTSAVSWYTYHSLTNGLTTSDALAALHGAPPNPDGSVNVLLIGLDSRKDMNGDDLPKQFVSDDLNAGSSAIGGYNTNTLILLHIPQGGGKVEAVSVPRDDYVETYNGDGSAQGMHKVKEAYGLAKAVAETRLSQQGVTGAALEQRSREVGREATLATVQKFLGVRIDHFAEVNLLGFYDIAQVVQPITVCLNHAVYDPTERGQGSGADFHAGLNSLDAAQALSFVRQRHHLTNGDLDRTHRQQAFLSSVEYKLKQEGLFDDVGKMQGLFAVVKKDVVVDSHWNLLDFARQAPNLTGGNVVFNTLPVQGFAERGGESVNLVDPGQIQAIMQRLTGHAPSAAPSAPASPSPSAQTAAPVPPPASAAPSVLPAAVTAATVDVFNGSGTPGLASADSRALAALGFGTGRTGNAVARQATVVRYGTGVGEAAQRIAARLGGGVAAVADPDVRAGHVEVLLGAGATPLALPGAAAAPGAPAAAATDIPFQGPSVRMGGIPCVN comes from the coding sequence GTGCGTGATCAAGAGGTCGGCGGCTACGCCGCGCGCCGGGCGGGCAGCGGTCGGGGCGGCGTCTCGCCGGTGGGCCGGACCCCCCGTCAGGGCAGGACGACGGCCGAGCCCGGTCGGACGGTCCCCCCGGGCCGCCCGCCGCACCCGCGCCGCAGCCCCGGCCGTCCGCCCGCAGGCACTCCGCGCCGGGCCCCGCGCAGGCGCTCCCGGCTGGCGCGGGCGATGCGGCTGCTGGCGGTGGCGCTGTCCTCCGGCGTCCTGCTGACCAGCGCCGTCTCCTGGTACACCTACCACTCGCTGACCAACGGGCTGACGACCTCTGACGCGCTGGCCGCGCTGCACGGCGCCCCGCCCAACCCGGACGGCTCGGTCAACGTGCTGCTGATCGGGCTGGACAGCCGCAAGGACATGAACGGCGACGACCTGCCCAAGCAGTTCGTCTCGGACGACCTCAACGCCGGCTCCAGCGCCATCGGCGGCTACAACACCAACACCCTGATCCTGCTGCACATCCCGCAGGGCGGCGGCAAGGTCGAGGCGGTCTCGGTGCCGCGCGACGACTACGTCGAGACGTACAACGGCGACGGTTCGGCCCAGGGCATGCACAAGGTCAAGGAGGCGTACGGCCTGGCCAAGGCCGTCGCCGAGACCCGGCTGAGCCAGCAGGGGGTGACCGGGGCGGCGCTGGAGCAGCGCAGCCGGGAGGTCGGCCGGGAGGCCACCCTGGCCACCGTGCAGAAGTTCCTCGGGGTGCGGATCGACCACTTCGCCGAGGTCAACCTGCTGGGCTTCTACGACATCGCGCAGGTGGTGCAGCCGATCACGGTCTGCCTCAACCACGCCGTGTACGACCCAACGGAGCGGGGGCAGGGCTCCGGCGCTGACTTCCACGCCGGGCTGAACAGCCTGGACGCGGCGCAGGCGCTCTCCTTCGTCCGCCAGCGGCACCACCTGACCAACGGCGACCTCGACCGCACCCACCGTCAGCAGGCGTTCCTCTCCTCGGTCGAGTACAAGCTGAAGCAGGAGGGGCTGTTCGACGACGTCGGCAAGATGCAGGGCCTGTTCGCCGTGGTGAAGAAGGACGTCGTCGTCGACAGCCACTGGAACCTGCTGGACTTCGCCCGCCAGGCCCCCAACCTGACCGGCGGGAACGTCGTCTTCAACACCCTGCCGGTGCAGGGCTTCGCCGAGCGGGGCGGCGAGTCGGTGAACCTGGTCGACCCGGGCCAGATCCAGGCCATCATGCAGCGGCTGACCGGCCACGCACCCTCCGCCGCCCCCTCGGCCCCGGCCTCGCCCTCGCCCTCGGCGCAGACCGCCGCGCCGGTGCCGCCGCCCGCCTCCGCCGCGCCGTCCGTCCTCCCGGCGGCCGTCACCGCGGCCACCGTCGACGTGTTCAACGGCTCCGGCACGCCCGGTCTGGCCTCTGCCGACTCCCGGGCGCTGGCGGCGCTGGGCTTCGGCACCGGACGCACCGGGAACGCGGTGGCGCGGCAGGCCACGGTGGTCCGCTACGGCACCGGCGTCGGCGAGGCCGCGCAGCGGATCGCGGCCAGGCTGGGCGGCGGCGTCGCCGCGGTCGCCGATCCGGACGTGCGGGCCGGCCATGTGGAGGTGCTGCTCGGGGCCGGTGCGACCCCGCTGGCCCTGCCCGGAGCGGCCGCCGCGCCGGGCGCGCCCGCCGCTGCCGCCACCGACATCCCGTTCCAGGGGCCGTCGGTGCGGATGGGCGGCATCCCCTGCGTCAACTGA
- a CDS encoding cupredoxin domain-containing protein codes for MISNFAFHPAALTVKPGEKVTVVNHDSTAHTVTDGSVFNTGDVNSGATVTFTAPAKAGSYPYICTIHQFMHGTLNVG; via the coding sequence GTGATCAGCAACTTCGCCTTCCACCCCGCCGCGCTGACGGTGAAGCCCGGCGAGAAGGTCACCGTGGTCAACCACGACTCCACCGCGCACACCGTGACCGACGGCTCGGTGTTCAACACCGGGGACGTCAACTCCGGTGCGACCGTGACGTTCACCGCGCCCGCCAAGGCCGGGAGCTACCCGTACATCTGCACCATCCACCAGTTCATGCACGGCACCCTGAACGTCGGTTGA
- a CDS encoding (Fe-S)-binding protein, translating into MRVALFLTCFNDTVFPETGRAVVRLLERLGHRVEFPQGQTCCGQMHFNSGYRPEAVPLVHRFAEVFAGYDAVVSPSASCTAMVRDHHRTLTGVQPPQVYELSEFLVDVLGVTDVGACYPHRVAYHPTCHSLRMLRVGDRPLRLLRAVRGIDLVDLADADTCCGFGGTFALKNADTSAAMLADTMQRVRQSGAEVLCAADNSCLMHIGGGLSRRRSGVRTVHLAEILAATEPAAAPAAATGGGRR; encoded by the coding sequence ATGCGCGTAGCCCTCTTCCTCACCTGCTTCAACGACACCGTGTTTCCGGAGACGGGAAGGGCGGTGGTGCGGCTGCTGGAGCGGCTCGGCCACCGGGTGGAGTTCCCGCAGGGCCAGACCTGCTGCGGGCAGATGCACTTCAACTCCGGCTACCGGCCGGAGGCCGTCCCGCTGGTGCACCGGTTCGCGGAGGTCTTCGCCGGGTACGACGCGGTGGTCAGCCCCTCGGCGTCGTGCACGGCCATGGTCCGCGACCACCACCGGACGCTGACCGGCGTCCAGCCGCCGCAGGTGTACGAGCTGTCCGAGTTCCTGGTGGACGTGCTGGGCGTGACCGACGTCGGCGCCTGCTACCCGCACCGGGTCGCCTACCACCCCACCTGCCACTCGCTGCGGATGCTGCGCGTCGGCGACCGGCCGCTGCGGCTGCTGCGCGCGGTGCGCGGCATCGACCTGGTCGACCTGGCCGACGCGGACACCTGCTGCGGCTTCGGCGGCACCTTCGCCCTGAAGAACGCCGACACCTCGGCCGCGATGCTCGCCGACACCATGCAGCGGGTGCGGCAGAGCGGGGCCGAGGTGCTGTGCGCCGCCGACAACTCCTGCCTGATGCACATCGGCGGCGGCCTGTCCCGGCGGCGCTCGGGCGTGCGCACGGTCCACCTCGCCGAGATCCTGGCCGCGACCGAACCGGCCGCCGCCCCCGCCGCCGCCACCGGAGGAGGACGCCGATGA
- a CDS encoding LutB/LldF family L-lactate oxidation iron-sulfur protein → MTAPQEPDRSNVVWLGAPAFPEAARAALADSQLRANLKHATGTIRDKRLAVTAELDDWEQLREAGAALKRRTLRHLDHYLVQLEESVTRAGGVVHWAADAAEANAIVTGLVREAGAREVVKVKSMATQEIGLNEALAEAGIAAYETDLAELIVQLGKDRPSHILVPAIHRNRAQIRDIFQREMGRWGRPAPDGLTDDPRALAEAARLHLREKFLRATVAVSGANFAVAATGTVGVVESEGNGRMCLTLPQTLITVMGIEKVLPAWSDLEVFLQLLPRSSTGERMNPYTSTWTGTTPGDGPQNFHLVLLDNGRTATLADTVGRQALACIRCSACLNVCPVYERTGGHAYGSVYPGPIGAVLTPQLVGVEHAASLPFASTLCGACYDACPVKINIPEVLAHLRARVVEAERARHRLPTAEALAMTAAAGVLDSPRRLAAAQKAAALGSRLLARDGRIGALPGPLHGWTDSRDLPQPPAETFRAWWRRNREQP, encoded by the coding sequence ATGACGGCCCCGCAGGAACCCGACCGCTCCAACGTGGTCTGGCTGGGCGCCCCGGCCTTCCCCGAGGCCGCCCGCGCCGCCCTGGCCGATTCCCAGCTCCGGGCCAACCTGAAGCACGCCACCGGCACCATCCGCGACAAGCGGCTGGCGGTGACCGCCGAGCTGGACGACTGGGAGCAGTTGCGGGAGGCGGGGGCCGCGTTGAAGCGGCGGACGCTGCGCCATCTGGACCACTATCTGGTGCAGTTGGAGGAGTCGGTGACCCGGGCCGGAGGAGTGGTGCACTGGGCGGCGGACGCGGCCGAGGCCAATGCGATCGTCACCGGCCTGGTGCGGGAGGCCGGTGCGCGGGAGGTGGTCAAGGTCAAGTCGATGGCCACGCAGGAGATCGGGCTGAACGAGGCCCTGGCCGAGGCCGGGATCGCCGCGTACGAGACGGACCTGGCCGAACTCATCGTTCAACTGGGCAAGGACCGGCCCTCGCACATCCTGGTCCCGGCGATCCACCGCAACCGCGCCCAGATCCGCGACATCTTCCAGCGGGAGATGGGCCGTTGGGGCCGCCCGGCCCCGGATGGGCTGACCGACGACCCGCGTGCGCTGGCCGAGGCGGCGCGGCTGCACCTGCGGGAGAAGTTCCTGCGCGCCACCGTCGCCGTCTCCGGCGCCAACTTCGCTGTCGCCGCCACCGGCACCGTCGGCGTCGTCGAGTCCGAGGGCAACGGCCGGATGTGCCTGACCCTGCCGCAGACCCTGATCACCGTCATGGGCATCGAAAAAGTCCTGCCCGCCTGGTCCGACCTGGAGGTCTTCCTGCAGCTGCTGCCGCGCTCCTCCACCGGCGAACGGATGAACCCGTACACCTCCACCTGGACCGGCACCACCCCCGGCGACGGCCCGCAGAACTTCCACCTGGTCCTGCTCGACAACGGCCGCACTGCCACCCTCGCCGACACCGTCGGACGCCAAGCCCTGGCCTGCATCCGCTGCTCCGCCTGCCTCAACGTCTGCCCGGTCTACGAGCGCACCGGCGGCCACGCCTACGGCTCGGTCTACCCCGGACCCATCGGCGCGGTGCTCACCCCGCAACTCGTCGGCGTCGAGCATGCCGCCTCGCTGCCCTTCGCCTCCACCCTGTGCGGAGCCTGCTACGACGCCTGCCCCGTCAAGATCAACATCCCCGAAGTCCTCGCCCACCTGCGGGCCCGAGTGGTCGAGGCCGAACGTGCCCGGCACCGGCTGCCGACGGCCGAGGCGCTGGCCATGACGGCGGCCGCAGGCGTCCTGGACAGCCCCCGGCGGCTGGCCGCCGCCCAGAAGGCCGCCGCGCTGGGCAGCCGCCTGCTCGCCCGCGACGGCCGGATCGGCGCGCTGCCCGGCCCGCTGCACGGCTGGACCGACTCCCGGGACCTTCCGCAACCGCCCGCCGAGACCTTCCGCGCCTGGTGGCGCAGGAACCGGGAGCAGCCGTGA